A single region of the Nocardioides sp. W7 genome encodes:
- a CDS encoding cytochrome P450, whose amino-acid sequence MTQQSGCPVSHTNYLQPRPALGHYTVLDREREDGALLVNDSMPWDFTMVTRYDEVRAALQSPAFSCEVTNAMNVPRQIDIIPNMLDGEEHIKVRKVINPFFSPAAVKRMTPFALERVTALLDELQPKGSCDLVADFAIRYPTEIFLEQMGVPLSDADMFLPWVEAVFRGFMGSEKEASQIASAKIEAYFDATVQDRRANLRDPELDLVSRLIEARIDGEPIPHGEILTICKTLMLAGLDTTRSALGYIYRHLAENSQDRQRIVDDPGVIPNAVEECLRMYPLVIQAGRLAAEDVDLNGHRIDKGTITWLGIGSANRDPRKFEDPATYNPDRPGVNLHLAFGAGPHRCLGMHLARLELALVLREWHARIPEYRLSEGAELIERGGQLSLNTLPLEWDVA is encoded by the coding sequence ATGACGCAGCAGAGCGGTTGTCCGGTCAGTCACACCAACTACCTCCAGCCTCGTCCGGCCCTCGGTCACTACACCGTGCTGGACCGCGAGCGCGAGGACGGTGCGCTGCTGGTCAACGACTCGATGCCCTGGGACTTCACGATGGTGACGCGGTACGACGAGGTGCGCGCGGCGCTGCAGTCGCCGGCCTTCTCGTGCGAGGTCACCAACGCGATGAACGTGCCGCGGCAGATCGACATCATTCCGAACATGCTCGACGGTGAGGAGCACATCAAGGTCCGGAAGGTGATCAACCCGTTCTTCTCGCCCGCCGCAGTCAAGCGGATGACCCCCTTCGCGTTGGAGCGGGTCACCGCACTTCTCGACGAGCTGCAGCCCAAGGGCTCCTGCGACCTGGTGGCGGACTTCGCGATCCGCTACCCCACGGAGATCTTCCTCGAGCAGATGGGCGTGCCGCTCTCCGACGCCGACATGTTTCTGCCCTGGGTCGAGGCGGTCTTCCGCGGCTTCATGGGTTCGGAGAAGGAGGCCTCCCAGATCGCGAGCGCCAAGATCGAGGCGTACTTCGACGCGACGGTGCAGGACCGGCGCGCCAACCTGCGTGACCCCGAACTCGATCTCGTCTCACGCCTGATCGAGGCGCGGATCGACGGAGAGCCCATCCCTCACGGCGAGATCCTCACCATCTGCAAGACGCTGATGCTGGCGGGGCTCGACACGACCCGCAGCGCGCTCGGCTACATCTACCGCCACCTGGCCGAGAACTCACAGGACCGCCAGCGGATCGTCGACGACCCGGGGGTCATCCCGAACGCCGTCGAGGAGTGCCTGCGGATGTACCCGCTCGTGATCCAGGCAGGCCGGCTGGCCGCCGAGGACGTCGACCTCAACGGCCACCGGATCGACAAGGGGACGATCACCTGGCTCGGTATCGGCTCGGCCAACCGGGACCCGCGCAAGTTCGAGGACCCGGCGACCTACAACCCCGACCGTCCCGGGGTGAACCTGCACCTCGCGTTCGGGGCAGGCCCGCACCGGTGCCTGGGCATGCACCTGGCGCGCCTCGAGCTGGCACTGGTGCTCCGGGAGTGGCACGCACGCATCCCCGAGTACCGGCTCAGCGAAGGCGCCGAGCTCATCGAGCGTGGTGGTCAGCTCTCGCTGAACACGCTGCCGCTGGAGTGGGACGTGGCCTGA